From a single Fusobacterium ulcerans ATCC 49185 genomic region:
- a CDS encoding sodium/glutamate symporter gives SLAMGIGYWIAPFLKGYGIVIPAYIGPMFIAAIIRNIVDMQKKVLPMKEISITGNIALSLFLAMALMTLKLWELAALAIPIISILLIQTAIMAAYAYFVTFNFNGKDYDAAVIATGHCGFGLGATPNAMANMEVFTKENGPATRAFFVLPIVGALFIDFTNATVITFFINMFK, from the coding sequence TCATTGGCAATGGGAATTGGATATTGGATAGCACCATTCTTGAAAGGTTATGGAATTGTTATTCCAGCATATATTGGGCCAATGTTTATTGCAGCTATAATCAGAAATATAGTTGATATGCAAAAAAAGGTGCTTCCTATGAAAGAAATATCTATCACTGGAAATATAGCACTTTCTCTATTCTTAGCAATGGCATTGATGACATTGAAATTGTGGGAACTTGCAGCACTTGCTATTCCTATCATTTCAATACTGTTGATACAAACAGCAATCATGGCAGCTTATGCTTACTTCGTTACATTTAATTTCAACGGAAAAGATTATGATGCTGCTGTTATAGCAACAGGACACTGTGGATTTGGACTTGGAGCGACTCCAAATGCAATGGCTAACATGGAAGTATTTACTAAAGAAAATGGACCTGCAACAAGAGCTTTCTTTGTTCTGCCTATCGTTGGAGCATTATTTATAGATTTTACAAACGCAACAGTAATAACATTTTTCATCAATATGTTTAAATAA